From the genome of Capillibacterium thermochitinicola:
AAAAGCCGAGCGGGACCAGGGAACCGGGAAGCATTGCTCTTCAATAGCCAATACCTCCGGCAAATCATCCAGGGTCATCGGCTTAACCTGAAACATCCACCCGGCAACTCCTCTCTTCCCAGCGGACCTCCGCCTCGGTCCGGCGCAAGTATAAAGGCAAAACCGTGTCTAACTGGTTCTCTCCGGTCGCCAGCCATTGGGCCTGCCCCAAACGGGCCACGCAGGCCCCATCAACCACATTCTCTGCCCCGTGCCCAAAGGATGCCCGTTCATTTAAGACCCTGGCCAGTTCAGCCACGTCCTCCGCCAAAACTTCCCCCAGAAACAACACCGGCTCATCCTTCTCCTGCAAAGCAGCCGCCAGCTCCGGCACCGTCCAGATCGCCGGGGGGGCCACCTCCTTAAGCCCCTCCGGGTCCCGCCGGTACAAGCCGGCATAGACTTCTCCCTTCCGGGACCGTGCCAGTGTACAGATAAGCTTGGCGTCGGCCGGTCCATTCAAAGCCAGGGCGTAAAGGGAGGGGACCCCCACTAGGGGGACGCCAAGGCCAAAGGCCAGACCTTTGGCGATGGCCAGCCCGACCCGGACGCCGGTGTAAGAGCCGGGACCGGTGCCAACGGCGATCAGTTCCAGTTCCTTAAGGTCACGACCAGTCCGGGCCAGCGCTTCGTCCAGCAAAGCCGGCAATTGCTCACTACCTCCCGGCCTGATTTTGATCTGTTCGGAGAAGACCACCTGATCTCCCTCGATCATGCCCACGGCGCCGCTCTGGGCGGAAGTATCAATCCCTAACACCCGCAACTCCATTCACATCCCCGTTGTATGTTCTTTATTCAACGCTAACCATAATGAATGATTGATCTCTTGATAACGTTCCCCCTTCGGATGAAAAGAAAGAATCCTTTCCTCCTCCTTTTCGCCCCGGGTAAACTCCACTTCCATATAGGGTCCCGCCCAGATCTCTTTCACCGGGGCGCCCCACTCAATCATAAACGCCGCTTCCTCCTCCATGATCTCTTCCAGGGCCAGCGGGGCCAAATCCTCGGGCCCGGACAGGCGGTATAAATCCAGATGGTAAAGGGGAAGTTCCCCTTCATAGCGGTGGATCAGGGCAAAAGTTGGGCTGGTGGCCGTCTCCGCACTCTCCAGCCCGAGGGTAACGCCGCGCACAAACAAGGTCTTCCCGCTCCCCAAGTCCCCCGATAAAAAAAAGAGGTCCCCCGGTTGCAGGATCCCGCCCAGAACTTTACCGAGTTCCTCTGTCTCCGCCGGGCGCTCCGAACATACGACAAGCTTTCCACCGGCCTCTTTTTTCACCCGCACCGGGCCTTCCCCCTTTAATCTCTTTTGGTTCAAGATTAGCATAACCCTTTTCCAGCGTCAAGCTCCGCGCTTAGTCGGCCAGAACCCGCCGGAGAAAGGTCCGGATCGCCCAGGCCGTGGGCGGACATCCCAAAAGCGCCTCGTCCATGGCGCGTGTACAAGTACCAATCCCGACACCTTCGCCCTTCACCCCGCGAAACCCCTGTCCAATCTTGATCTTTATGTTATGCTGCCGCAATGCTTCCAGTTCCCCCTCTTCGGCCATCCGGTGCAGCGCATGCAGGAGCGAACCATAACAGGCCGAACAAGCATCCCGTTCTTCAACATACCGGGCCAGCTGCTTGGCCCGGCCGGTCAGGTGGAAGCGGCCCGCCTGCTTCGCCTCCGGGTTAACCTCGGTCACCACCGCGCGGGTGAGATCCGTCGTCCCCACCCCCAGCTTCGCCGCCAGCTCCAGGTAGGGAATCTCCGCCACCGTCAGCCCCAACAAGGCAGCGGCGTAGCTGTCGAGCAGCACCGGGTCGGTCCCGGCCAACAACCGGCCCATCGGAACCGGGTTTCCCCCTTCCTCAAAGGTGAGGTCCCCGCAGATGGCATCGACAATGGTGAGGTGGACCGGCAGGACCGCCGCCAACTGGGCAATCGGGCGGTGCAGTCCAAGCCGGTGAAAACGCCGCTTCTCGTGGTCCGGAATGCAACCCTTCAAGTTTTTCAAGGCACAGGTCAGCAGGGTTTGGCAATGGGCTTTTAAAACCGGAAGATTGATTAAGTAGTCCACTCCAAACGGGGCGGCACAGACTGTTAACAGGCCTTCTTCCGTCTCCTTCGTGATGGTGCGGTCTTTTTTTAGATCAAGCAGTTTAACGCCATACCGCGCCGCCAGTTCCCCGTAGCCGCAGACCCGGAACGCCTCCTCCGTCCGGGCCCCCACCCAGGAACTCTCCATAATGACCAAATTGGTAAAGCCTTTTGCCTGAAAGTAGCGGATGATCCCCTCCACGATCTCCGGATGGGTCGTTGCCCCCGACGCCGCGGGCTTGTCCAAGACCAGATTGGGTTTTAACCCTATTGTCGCCCCCGGCCGCAGCGCCGCTTCGGGTTTCAATTCCGCCAGTAACGTTTCGACCATTTCCCTTGGGTTTTCGCCGTACACAACGGTGATTTGGTTTTTGTCCATTCTTTACCCCGCCTGTCGTTCATATTTTGCTGTTTATGTTGAATTTCGTTTTTCCTAAACCGGATTCCTTTATATTTTATAATCTGTATTAAGATGTATTAAAACTATTTCCACTACGCAAAAACGAGACCGCATGGTCTCGTTTTTGGCCACTTTTATCATAATCTACTTTTGTTTCTTTATATCTTGATAGGCCTTTTGCAACGCTGAGGTTTGCATACCGATCTGACCTTGTGTATGGACCACACCATCTACCTGTAAATTATCAAACCATGCTACATATTCACTAGAACCATCCGCAAAGGCATACAAACCAAAATCCAAGGAAGAAACTGGTTCAGCATCGATTTCCCCGACCCATACCTTGTCATCGTTAATTAAAAGCCATACTTCTCGCCAATTTTGTTTTACTTTGAGCTTGTTACTATATTCTTCAATTCTGTTATCAATCTTTTTGATAATCTCTTCATAGTCAAGCAACAAGCCCTCACTGGTAACATTAACAATGTTGGCTTTAATTAGTTGGAAATAAGGATTATAGCCGCTACTAAGATCACCACTCGGCTTAACCTGAAAAATATGAAAATAATTGCCCTTATTTTCACCAGTAAAGTTAAAGACAAAACCATAACCACCGTCATAATCATTGGAATATACATTTGCTTCGATGGTGTAACTAGGTGGTACGGGGTGCGGGGCCATTACACGGGTGGAATAGGACGGTGTTGCCTTTAACCAATATTCGCCTTGGTGATAATTACCTAAATCATCTTGCGCCCAGCCACTAACTGCAAAATCCACATTGCTGTGATCGCCAGTAACGGGATCAATTTTACGAAACGAAGGGTAGAACAAATAATTTTCTTGCTGCGCCCAGATTGTCACCCGGTCACCCTTATTGGCCCGGATCTGCCAAGTTCCTGGTTGACCGAATATCGATGTCGTTGTCCATCGCAAACTACCATTGTTTATTTGGTAATTAATCCTCTAACCCGGCAACCAGAGAACAAGACGACGATGACTGCCAATACAACTAAGGCTAGATTAGGAAAAAATCTTTTAATCATAATCCCCCTCTTTTCTGTTTTACAAAGACTCGATTAAAACAATATTAATAATTTACCGACAGGCACGGACAAAAGCCGCAAACAACCGCTGCGAGTCGGGGCTGGCCAGCCGTTCCGGATGCCATTGAACCCCGACAAGAAATTGGTCACCGGTTCCTTCCAGCCCTTCGATTACGCCGTCATCACTGCGGGCGGTGATGCGCAAATTTGCCGCCGGGTCTTTGACCGCCTGGTGATGGTGGGAGTTGGTCCAGATTTCAGTTGACTCCAGGATCCGCGCGAGCAGTGAACCGGCCGCGATAGTCACCCGGTGGCTGACCTGATCGCCCGGGATCTGCTGGTTATGTTCAAGCAAGGGCCGGTTTGGCCGCTGGGCGTATTGGGCGGGTAAATCCTGGTAGAGTGTTCCGCCGAAGGCCACGTTTAAGACCTGGACACCGCGGCAAATCCCCAACATCGACAAGCCCTCCGCATAGGCTTTGCGAACGAGGAGGAGCTCCCAACGGTCCCGTTCCTGATCGACCGTTCCCAACCGCGGATGAGGTTCTTCGTTGAAGAAAGCCGGATCAATATCTCCGCCGCCGCTGAGAAGCAAGCCTTGACAGAAGCTGTGCAATGGACGATCAAACTCTGCTTGAGCCGGAAGCAGAACCGGGATTCCGCCGGCCTTTTCGATCGCACGGCAGTAAGCACCAGCCAGCATGTATTGGTCGGGAATCTGTTTTCGATCGTGGCGGCAAGTAACCCCGATGACCGGTTTTATATGATGACCTCCTCTCTTTTTTTCATCATATTTCCATTATAATCTATGTTTCGGCTCCCTGTAAAATACTTCGGACAATCCTTTCGAGTTGTCCAGTCGATTTTCTGATTTAACCGAAAAAAAGTTTAAAAAGGGATTTAACACCGCAACCCGAAATAAAATAATGGTAATATGGTAAAAAATCTTCACGTAAACAACATTAAAATTTATGGAGGTTGGAAAATGAAGTTCCTACATAAGCCTAATCTTCGCTTTTTCCTGTTGGTAGTGGTCTTTTCCTTGGTCTTCTTGTGTGCCGCCGTCACCGCCGCCGATAGTCAATCCAGTAAAGATGTGGTGGTCCAATCACCCTCTTCCTCCGGACAAAGTAGTTCAGAACAGTTTTTCCGTTTTTGGTTCGAAATTACACCCCCCAGCCAGAGCAAAAAGGATTTCGAATTCAGGCCACCGTCCTCTCCCCCGAAAGCCCCGAGTGACCCTCAAGAGCTTCGCTACCTTATGCTGGGAAGTATCGACCCGGAGCTGGCTTTGATTATCCGGCTGACGGATAAGGCAAAGGAACGCCGGATTGACCCCAATCGTTTTGCCGATTATCTGGCCGCGCAACAGCTACCTTTCCGGAACTACCTTTCTCTCCATGACCGGATCAACAATCTCGTCCTCGAACTTTGCCTGTATGATCTGGGCAAGGTTTCCCGGAACAACCTCGTTAGTTATATGCAACGCCTCCGGTTTACTTCATACCTGTTATCCTCTGAAGAAAACACTTTCAATTACATAATTGAACTGATCGAAAACAACATCTTCTCAACCACGGAAGCGATCGACAGTTTAATTCTCTTAAAACAAAAAACAACCAGCCGGTGGTAAAATTTAAAGGGATAGCACCGGATTTGTGCTATCCCTTTATTTTTTATTCTTTTCGACAAAGACCAGCTTTGGTTGGCAACCATCGGGGCCCAGCTCCAGCAACCCGTAACTGGGGTTCTCACCTGTATTGTTCCGGCTGAGACTCCCGGGGTTAAAGAGCAGGATCCCTTGTTCGTATTTGATCAGCGGACAGTGGGTATGCCCAAAGACGATCAGATTCGCCCCGCGCTCCTTCCCGGCCAGGAACAGGCGGAGCAGATCCCACTTCACCTGGTACCGGTCCCCATGGGTCAGGAAGAGCCGCTGTCCGCCCACGGTTAACAAGAGTTCGCGGGGGCGCGTGGAAAAAGGATCACAGTTTCCGGCCACCGCCGCCAGGGAATAGCCGGGAAAGTCCTGGGCCAGTTTGGTCTGGTCATTACTCCCGTCCCCGGCATGGAGCAGCAGATCAACCGGACCGGCCGCCTTAACCACTTGGTGTAAGAGTTCGTAATTACCATGGGTGTCACTGACCACTAGAATCCGCACACCATTCCCCCCAACAAACGACGGCAAGCGGCCGCCGTCAGCCGCCGCTTGCACTCTATTTTCGCCATTTTGATTAGCTATTTTAACTCTGCTCCCCCGTTCCCGGAAACTCCCGGAGCAGGTAATCACGGAATTGGCGCATGGCCACCGCCCGGTGGCTGATCCGGTTTTTCTCTTCTTCCGGGAGTTCGGCCATGGTCCGGTCGTATTCCGGCAAGTAGAAAAGGGGGTCATACCCAAAACCGCCTTCCCCCTTGGGCGCCAGGGCGATAAAACCTTCACACGTCCCCTCGGTTGTCCAGGCCACGCCCTCCGGGGAAACGAAAGCCAGCGCACATCGAAAACGGGCTGTTCTTTGCGCCCAGGGGACCCCGGCCAGGAGCGCCAAGAGCTTTTCGTTATTCTTGGCGTCATCGCCGTGCACCCCGGCAAAGCGGGCGGAATAAACGCCGGGCGCGCCGTTTAAGTAATCAACCTCAAGGCCGGAATCATCGGCCAAAGCCCACATTTGGAGGTGTTTTGCCACGAAAGTGGCTTTTTTCAGCGCATTCTCCCGGAAGGTTGTCCCGTCTTCCTCCACTTCCGGTACTTCCGGAAAGTCAGCCAGGGAGGAGATCGCCCAGGGGAGACCGGCCAGGAGCATCTTCAGTTCCTTAAGCTTCCCTTTATTCCTCGAAGCCAGCACGAGTCTTGGCAATGGGCACCCCTCCGATTCTCTGTGCCAAATCACCGAGGACGTTCTTTTGGAAAGCCACCAGTTCACTGATGCCTTTATTCCCCAAACTCAACAAGATTTCAAATTCGTCATGGGAGAAGGGTGCCCCTTCCGCGGTCGCCTGGACTTCCACCAATTGGCCGTTACCCGTCATTACCAGATTCATATCGACCGAAGCGCGTGAATCTTCCTGGTAACAAAGGTCCAAGAGCATTTGGTTATCGACAATCCCCACACTGGTCGCGGCCAAAAAATCATAGAGCGGTAAGGGTTCTTTGTCGTCCTTCGCCACGGCGGCCAGGGCGTCCACCAAAGCAACAAACGCCCCGGTAATCGAGGCCGTCCGTGTCCCCCCCGTCGGCCTGGATGACGTCGCAGTCGATCCAGACTGTTTTCTCTCCCAAGGCGGTCAGATTAACCACCGAGCGCAAAGCCCGGCCGACCAGCCGTTGAATCTCCTGGGAACGCCCGGACGGTTTTCCTTTGGTCACCTCCCGGACGTTTCTTTGGGGTGTTGCCCGGGGAAGCATTGCGTATTCGGCCGTGATCCAACCCTGCCCGCTACCCCGTAACCAGATCGGGACTTTATCTTCAATCGTCGCCGTACAGATCACCTTGGAATTGCCCACTTCGATCAGGACGGACCCTTCGGCGTGCTGGATAAAGTTCCGCGTGATTTTCACCGGTCGCAGTTGGTCTGCTTGTCTTCCGTCAATTCTCTCCATTTTGTCCTCCGTCATTTAATAATCGCGCCAAAATGGCGTCGTTGACTAACCAGGATTCTCTACTAACTATATATAAGCATTTCCCCACTGTCAACTGGCAAACGCCTTGAATTCGCCGATTATTTCAGTTCTGGACTGGCTTTAATGCTTTTTCCAAAAGACAAAAGGAAATATCCGGGTATTCCTTGGCGAGCAAACCCAAAGTGGAAAAAAGATAACGCTCGTCATAATAAAAACGGGGTGCTTGCGGCTTTAAAAGCTCAGGACGGTCCGGCGTCGGCAAGACCCCCGCCAAAATCTGCCTGGTCGCCGGGGAATGAACAAAAACGCCTCCGGTCCCAATAACGGTCTGCAGCCCGGTCAGGTCCTTCCCCTCCTGGAGATAGCAAACCCCTTGGGGCGAATAAACCTGTTCGACCTTGCCCACGTGGCGCTCCGTCGCCCCTTTGACCGCCAGATAGCCAAGGACCGCCTCCAGGCGCTGGTCGGCCGGGCTCTCGGGGAGGTAGGCGGGAGCTTCGGCCCTGGCCCGGACCCGGGCAATCACCTCTTCCACCGGCAGTTCGGCCAGATCGGCAATCAGCTCTGGTGTATACTGTTCAAGCAGCGCCGCCGCACTGACCCGCAGGCCCAAGTCCCCTTCGACCGTCCGTTTTACTTTCGGTTCGGGCAGTCCATGGGTATAGACATAAGGCTTGGTCGGGCGGCCTTCGGCAATGCTGTGGACATCAGTGGTCGCCCCACCCACATCAACCAAGAGGAGATCACCCCAACCCGGCCGGCCGTGGCCCGGGCCGGTCGCCAAGCGTTCCGCCGCAGCCTGGACCGCCGCCGGGGTCGGCATCAGGATCCCGTCGATCTCTCTCTCCACCTCCGCCAAACCCTTGGCGTAGATAATCCGCTCCAAATAAACTTCCCGGATTTTAGCCTGTACCGGTCCGATGTTTAACCGGTTAAGCTCCGGGAGGACATTCGGCACCCGGTAGCAAATCTTCCCCGCCTGCCTGAGGGTGGTTTCCACCTCGGGGGCAACGGTTTTGTTCCCGGCCAGGATCACCGGAGCATCTACGGGGCTCGCCGCGAGGAGGGCGCCATTATGCCGGAGTACCGTCTTGTTTCCGCCGTCCGTTCCTCCGGCCAGAAGGATCAAGTCGGGCTTAAGGGTGAGCAGCTCGTCAAGGTCGGCGGCGGTCAACTCATAGCTGAAACTGCCCACCAGGCGGGCACCCGCCCCGAGGGCTGCCCTTTTGGCCGCTTCCACCGTCAGTTCCGGGACCAATCCGATGGCGACCATCCTTAAGCCGCCCGCTGCGCTGCTGCAGGCCAATCGCCGCGCAAAGGCCAGAGGTCCGACTTCCTTCGTGAGCCGCCGCAACGCCTCCCGGTAGCCGCAGATGAGACCATCGTCCACCGTCGTCAGGGCGCTGGCCGTACCGATGACCGCCGGTTTCGCCAGATCCACCGCGGTCAACTTCGTATAGGTGCTGCCAAAATCGATCAGCAAATAAGGACGCACACCAGTCAACTCCCGTTTTTCTCCGTCACAGGCCTTTCATTGCCCGGCAGGCGTATGGAAGTAAGCAATCAGGCCTTGGCTGATCCCGTCGGTAATTTTATCCTGAAACTCCTCGGTCTTGAGGAGCTTTTCTTCATCCTGATTGGAGACAAAACCCATTTCAAAGATGACGGCGGGCATCTGCGCCTCCCGGGGGAGGACAAAGTCCTTACTGGCCATGATCCCGCGGAAGTGCTGGTTGGTCCGGGCCAGAACGGCCTCGGCCAGGGCTTTGGCCAGAACGGCGCTTTCGCTCCGGTCCGGATGGTGCCATATTTCCAACCCGTGAATTTTCCGGTTATCATGGTTATTGGCATGAATACTGAGCAGAACGGCCCCGCCCGCCCGGTTGGCAATCGCAACCCGGTCATAGAGCCACAGGTACCGGTCATCCTCACGGGTTAAGAGAACTTCAGCCCCGAGCGCCTCCAGCTTTTGCTTGAGGCGGAGCGCCACCACCAGGTTCAATTCTTTCTCCCGCAGGCCGCTCGGGCTGATCGCCCCGGCATCGGCCCCCCCGTGCCCCGGATCGAGAATGATCACCTTCCCGGACAAAGGCGCGTTTTTCACTTCCACCGTGATCTCGCGACGGTCTTGATTCCAAGTGACGCTGTAGTCGTGGCCGCGGGGAATCGCCAGCTCCACTTCCACGGTGGAGGAGTCCTGCTCCCGGAGCTTGAACACAGAGCCGGCCGCGTCCGCCCCCGCCGCGGCCTGCAGGGCGTCGCCCAGTTTGGTCTGGGGGATCCTGATATACAGTTTACCCGTTTTCGGATCATAACGGGGCTCGGCCGGCAACCGGCCGGAACCCTTTAAAACCAAACGGCCCCCGTCGCCGTCCGGATGCCACGTCGCCTCTAGCAGTTCCGTCATGGTCTTGATCAGCAACCGGGCCGGATTCGTTTCGTCAATCCCCACCACACAGTTGCGGGGCTCTTTAATATCCAATACCAGCCTGATGGTCTGCGGATCAAACTGGCTGACCCGGATGCTCTTCACCCATGTCTCATTCCCCGGTACGGTCAAAGCCGGTCCGGTCAGGGTCACATCCCAAAGGTCAATGATCAACCGGTGCGGATTCATGAGGAAATCCACTTTATATTGGACCGGTCCGGACGTTTCAACATAGATCTCCGGTACCGCACTGACCAGTTGAAAGCCGATATCCTTCAAAACGACATTAAAATCAAGGCGTAACCCCCCCCGGCACGCCGGTCCGCCGCTCCAGTTTATACCCGACCAGATATTCCAGATCAAAGACCACCCGTACCGTATTCTTGTCAAAGCGGCTGACCCGTACTCCTTTGACGGGACCATCGACCAACCCGTCGGTGGATAAGGCCGGAGCCAGTTCCAGACCGGTCAGGTCGATCACCAAACGCTCGGGCTCGGACAAAAGAAAAGAATGATAAGTAAAATCACCATTGATTAAAAGGTCATAACTTAATCTCCCCCGGTCGTTCGTCCGGGTCAATCCCAACAGGGTGTTACCTTGCGCCGGCGCCGCCGAAACCGCAGCCGCCGGCCAGGAACGCGGGTTGCCTCCGGTCAAGAGAGAAAAAAGACACAGCAGAACAAGGCTGATGATGTAAACGTTTCTCTTCTGGTCCGTCGATTTTTCCAAATTTAGTCCTCCCGCCAAG
Proteins encoded in this window:
- the tsaB gene encoding tRNA (adenosine(37)-N6)-threonylcarbamoyltransferase complex dimerization subunit type 1 TsaB; the protein is MELRVLGIDTSAQSGAVGMIEGDQVVFSEQIKIRPGGSEQLPALLDEALARTGRDLKELELIAVGTGPGSYTGVRVGLAIAKGLAFGLGVPLVGVPSLYALALNGPADAKLICTLARSRKGEVYAGLYRRDPEGLKEVAPPAIWTVPELAAALQEKDEPVLFLGEVLAEDVAELARVLNERASFGHGAENVVDGACVARLGQAQWLATGENQLDTVLPLYLRRTEAEVRWEERSCRVDVSG
- the tsaE gene encoding tRNA (adenosine(37)-N6)-threonylcarbamoyltransferase complex ATPase subunit type 1 TsaE, whose translation is MRVKKEAGGKLVVCSERPAETEELGKVLGGILQPGDLFFLSGDLGSGKTLFVRGVTLGLESAETATSPTFALIHRYEGELPLYHLDLYRLSGPEDLAPLALEEIMEEEAAFMIEWGAPVKEIWAGPYMEVEFTRGEKEEERILSFHPKGERYQEINHSLWLALNKEHTTGM
- a CDS encoding DUF362 domain-containing protein, which produces MDKNQITVVYGENPREMVETLLAELKPEAALRPGATIGLKPNLVLDKPAASGATTHPEIVEGIIRYFQAKGFTNLVIMESSWVGARTEEAFRVCGYGELAARYGVKLLDLKKDRTITKETEEGLLTVCAAPFGVDYLINLPVLKAHCQTLLTCALKNLKGCIPDHEKRRFHRLGLHRPIAQLAAVLPVHLTIVDAICGDLTFEEGGNPVPMGRLLAGTDPVLLDSYAAALLGLTVAEIPYLELAAKLGVGTTDLTRAVVTEVNPEAKQAGRFHLTGRAKQLARYVEERDACSACYGSLLHALHRMAEEGELEALRQHNIKIKIGQGFRGVKGEGVGIGTCTRAMDEALLGCPPTAWAIRTFLRRVLAD
- a CDS encoding gamma-glutamyl-gamma-aminobutyrate hydrolase family protein; protein product: MKPVIGVTCRHDRKQIPDQYMLAGAYCRAIEKAGGIPVLLPAQAEFDRPLHSFCQGLLLSGGGDIDPAFFNEEPHPRLGTVDQERDRWELLLVRKAYAEGLSMLGICRGVQVLNVAFGGTLYQDLPAQYAQRPNRPLLEHNQQIPGDQVSHRVTIAAGSLLARILESTEIWTNSHHHQAVKDPAANLRITARSDDGVIEGLEGTGDQFLVGVQWHPERLASPDSQRLFAAFVRACR
- a CDS encoding metallophosphoesterase yields the protein MQAAADGGRLPSFVGGNGVRILVVSDTHGNYELLHQVVKAAGPVDLLLHAGDGSNDQTKLAQDFPGYSLAAVAGNCDPFSTRPRELLLTVGGQRLFLTHGDRYQVKWDLLRLFLAGKERGANLIVFGHTHCPLIKYEQGILLFNPGSLSRNNTGENPSYGLLELGPDGCQPKLVFVEKNKK
- a CDS encoding XTP/dITP diphosphatase, coding for MPRLVLASRNKGKLKELKMLLAGLPWAISSLADFPEVPEVEEDGTTFRENALKKATFVAKHLQMWALADDSGLEVDYLNGAPGVYSARFAGVHGDDAKNNEKLLALLAGVPWAQRTARFRCALAFVSPEGVAWTTEGTCEGFIALAPKGEGGFGYDPLFYLPEYDRTMAELPEEEKNRISHRAVAMRQFRDYLLREFPGTGEQS
- the glmL gene encoding methylaspartate mutase accessory protein GlmL → MRPYLLIDFGSTYTKLTAVDLAKPAVIGTASALTTVDDGLICGYREALRRLTKEVGPLAFARRLACSSAAGGLRMVAIGLVPELTVEAAKRAALGAGARLVGSFSYELTAADLDELLTLKPDLILLAGGTDGGNKTVLRHNGALLAASPVDAPVILAGNKTVAPEVETTLRQAGKICYRVPNVLPELNRLNIGPVQAKIREVYLERIIYAKGLAEVEREIDGILMPTPAAVQAAAERLATGPGHGRPGWGDLLLVDVGGATTDVHSIAEGRPTKPYVYTHGLPEPKVKRTVEGDLGLRVSAAALLEQYTPELIADLAELPVEEVIARVRARAEAPAYLPESPADQRLEAVLGYLAVKGATERHVGKVEQVYSPQGVCYLQEGKDLTGLQTVIGTGGVFVHSPATRQILAGVLPTPDRPELLKPQAPRFYYDERYLFSTLGLLAKEYPDISFCLLEKALKPVQN
- a CDS encoding N-acetylmuramoyl-L-alanine amidase, with translation MKDIGFQLVSAVPEIYVETSGPVQYKVDFLMNPHRLIIDLWDVTLTGPALTVPGNETWVKSIRVSQFDPQTIRLVLDIKEPRNCVVGIDETNPARLLIKTMTELLEATWHPDGDGGRLVLKGSGRLPAEPRYDPKTGKLYIRIPQTKLGDALQAAAGADAAGSVFKLREQDSSTVEVELAIPRGHDYSVTWNQDRREITVEVKNAPLSGKVIILDPGHGGADAGAISPSGLREKELNLVVALRLKQKLEALGAEVLLTREDDRYLWLYDRVAIANRAGGAVLLSIHANNHDNRKIHGLEIWHHPDRSESAVLAKALAEAVLARTNQHFRGIMASKDFVLPREAQMPAVIFEMGFVSNQDEEKLLKTEEFQDKITDGISQGLIAYFHTPAGQ
- a CDS encoding AMIN domain-containing protein, which produces MEKSTDQKRNVYIISLVLLCLFSLLTGGNPRSWPAAAVSAAPAQGNTLLGLTRTNDRGRLSYDLLINGDFTYHSFLLSEPERLVIDLTGLELAPALSTDGLVDGPVKGVRVSRFDKNTVRVVFDLEYLVGYKLERRTGVPGGVTP